The proteins below come from a single Verrucomicrobiota bacterium genomic window:
- a CDS encoding Bax inhibitor-1/YccA family protein produces MSNPVLDRADFNVAGSSASGVMTLRGTVNKSAILLLLTIVGAAYTWSATRGGYSSAGMGYTMVGAIAGFILAMVTCFKQDWAPITAPIYALCEGLFVGGISAMYEAKTHGIAIQAVMLTFGTFAGMLFLFQGNILRATPMFMKVVVGATIGIMLTYLLGMILSFFHIQLPIFGGGQLGLIFSLVIVVVAALNLIIDFEFIGQSASSGNAPKYMEWYGAFGLLVTVVWLYVSMLRLLSILNGGGNNR; encoded by the coding sequence ATGTCCAATCCTGTCCTCGATCGCGCCGATTTCAATGTAGCCGGATCCTCCGCATCTGGAGTCATGACCCTTCGGGGCACAGTCAACAAATCTGCCATTCTCCTGCTTCTGACCATCGTCGGTGCTGCCTACACCTGGAGCGCCACTCGTGGGGGATATTCTTCAGCTGGGATGGGCTACACCATGGTCGGCGCCATTGCTGGATTCATCCTGGCCATGGTAACCTGCTTTAAGCAGGACTGGGCACCGATCACTGCCCCCATCTACGCACTCTGCGAGGGACTTTTTGTCGGCGGCATCTCGGCCATGTACGAGGCCAAGACTCACGGAATTGCCATCCAGGCGGTCATGCTCACCTTCGGCACCTTTGCCGGCATGCTCTTTCTCTTCCAGGGGAACATCCTCCGCGCCACTCCAATGTTCATGAAAGTCGTTGTCGGAGCCACTATTGGTATCATGCTCACCTATCTGCTGGGGATGATTCTCTCCTTCTTTCATATCCAGTTGCCCATCTTCGGTGGAGGTCAACTCGGCCTTATCTTCAGTCTCGTGATCGTCGTCGTCGCCGCACTGAACCTCATCATCGATTTTGAGTTCATCGGACAATCGGCCTCCTCGGGCAATGCTCCCAAATATATGGAATGGTATGGGGCCTTCGGACTGCTGGTGACCGTCGTCTGGCTGTATGTTTCGATGCTCCGACTACTCTCTATCCTCAACGGCGGCGGAAATAATAGGTAG